Below is a genomic region from Helianthus annuus cultivar XRQ/B chromosome 2, HanXRQr2.0-SUNRISE, whole genome shotgun sequence.
TAAAGACTCTTGTCCTCAAGAATCCACGTTAAAATCTGGAAACTTCACTATAAAGTCAGTAGCATCCTCCCATGTAGAATCATGAAGTGGCAAATCCTTCCATTGAACTAAGAACTTCACCACTGGCGTGGTACCTTGCTTAGCCAGGTTCCTATCCAAAATAGCTAATGGTTGTAAAACTGATTCAACAACATTCGGAAGAAGTATTGGATTTGCAGGAGGACCTGAAGGTAGGGTGTAGCTGGGATCCAGAAGGAAGATCTAAAGTGTAGGCCGCGACCCCAACTTTCTTCACAATTTGAAATGGACCAAAATACTTTTGTGACAACTTTGAATACTTATGCATCCTTAAAGAAGTCTGCACATACGGTTGCAACTTCAAATAGACCAAATCTCCAATATATATAATGCTATATAAAAGAgtataagtatatatataaatatataagtgTACATTTTTTTAGGGCAATATTCTTTTGGGAAGAAAAATtagttgagaagaaaaagaacaaaaggtacaattataaaacattaatagtttttctctcatctcatttattattatatttgacTAATTAATTTGTTTTAAAGACTATCATCATTCATATTAAAATACTTTGCCTACACACGTCAACatttatcctacacattcgaaatttatcatacacagcGCATAATTTATCTTATactctattttttttaatatacatTTTGGAAATAAGTTATAAATTTAATGTAATTAGCTATTAAAGAATAATACTACAAATTAATGATGTATACAAGTTTACCCATATACCCTTAGGCTAGAGAGTGTGTTATAAAGCCCCTAGGAGTTTTATCACGCCACATAAATGCCACTTCAACGCCATGTCACATAGGGGGCTTTAAAGACTctttctttaacttgcatgcaatggtttaaagcccCGTTATCATTAcctagttatttttttatttatatatttttttcttaatttataTGCCAATTTTAtttagggaaattggcctgtaataatcttacctagaccttattggccattaataatctcacCTCAAAATATTCCCCctaccagtcccacctttcacctatttttcctacaatggtccaccgttaaaaaacttaacgaagttaagcttttttttctaaattacaaacagatttttatggcttttgattagaacgatgatacgattccattgatgtaaaacttgcctcgaaacggtgctccaaacgatgaaaacggcgcttcaattcgggtgtttaaatttccaattaaccaaaatcaagtcacttggagcaccatttcgaagtaagttttacatcaatggactcgtatcatcgttctgatcaaaagctctaaaaaaattgtttgtaatttggaaaaaagcttaacttcgTTAAGtatttttaacgggggaccattgtaggaaaaataagtgaaaggtgggactggtggggggaatattcttaggtgggattattaatgaccaataaggtcaatgtgggattattacaggccaattcctcttttatttaaaacaaaataaaaaaaaaacataatttcattaaaataaataaaacattacaAAGTCCTTAAAAATGCAAAGTTACTTAAAAAATAAACtacttgaaaataaaaaactacatatattttGCTTTGATTTTTGCCTTATGAGCCTCTAAAATGACTCGATCCTTCTCTGGTATGTAGGAAAAGTCTTTCTCGAGAAATTTGAGTAAAAGGGTAGTGTATTTAtagtattaaaataaaaaaataaaatttattttttttttaaattcgacCGTTTGGCAACGGTCTTTTTGACCAAAAACCTCGAAACACCCGTTATTTTGCTCGTTAGTGGGCTGGCGAGAGGGCTATAACGCCCCTTCAATGGCGGGCTCGGTGTGGGGTGGGGCGCCAGAGCGCACTAATCTTGATGAGGTGGCGGGGTGGCGCGAAACCACTCCCCCTGGCCTTACAATGACATTAAATACATATATTAAATGaaacaaaataaagtattttcattggttgaaatttcttttgtttttcttcttaaaaaaTCTTTTCATTCGAATTTTCCACCATTTATATATCTAGAAGTTATAAATAAAAACAAGCTGAACTTagggcatgtgtagtcataaagccctcaaaggggcgttatgcgccatgtggcatgccacgtcagcaaaggggctttatggggctttaTGCAATTTggggccgtagtcataaagcccctgtgtaatcattactcaattaatttaattttctattttttaaataatttataagttttataaaataaaaaaacatttcattaaataaaaaacactacattaaaaattaaaaaaaaagttacactaaaaaaaaaaatcacacctaaaaaataaatttattcttCGGTGTCATCTTcgttctctccttcttcctcttcgttttctCCAGCATCTAAACCTACGTCTTCAAAGTTCCCGTCTTCGAATTCCTCCCCCACTTCTTCCTCGGAATCTTCGTCGTGATCATTGTTTGATCGAATTGGGCGAATCGCCCAAGCATGCTCAACCAAATCCGCCTTCAACGCGTTATGTATTTCTCTAGATCGGAGTAGTTGAGCATTTACGAGTCTCTCTTCCGTTGTCGCTTGGGGTAGTTCGACCAAATCTTCGGGAATATAGTTTTGGCATATCGCTTTTCCATCATCCTCAATGATCATATTATGCAAAATGATGCAAGCATACATGGCCATTCGTATTTTATCCTTATGCCACATGCGACAAGGATTCCTGATAAAATGCCATCGTTGCTGGagaaccccaaaacacctctcgatgtcctttctcgaagactcttgtaattttttaaaatactttCTTTTTTCATCGAAAGTTTCAGAAAACGTTTTAACAATAATCGAATACTCGGGGTAGATACCATCGCCCAAGTAGTAGCCATGCTCGTAATCGTTCCCGTTTGCATGGAAACCGGCCTTTGGTATAGTTCCAGAAATGTAGCCCTCGATTAATGGTGAAGCCTCTAACGTATTAATATCGTTAAAACACCCGGCTACACCAAAGaaggccgaccaaacccaaaggtcgtatGACGCAACACCTTGTAATACCAAAGTTGGCCCTTTTTGATCACCACGCGtatgttgacctcgccatgcggttggacaattataccaacgccattgacgacaatccaagctaccaatcatgccgggtattccatgcttttctagatgcacctcatatattttttgaaggtcgttccaagtggggtttctcaaataacgttttccatataactggcatattcctaaaatataatttaaaagttaagaaaaaataaatgtataaaagtaaataaataaaagacaattaaaaaattaccatagcaaaaatgttccaaggtatctcgggttgttttctccgccatcttcaaatactcgtcgttgatgtcgtacgTGTTTCCGTATGCTAATACGCGCAAGGCGGATGTGACCTTTTGAATTGAGGTGAAGCCTAGATATCCTCGTGCGTCCATTCTTTGCTTAAAGAAATCGTACGTATTTTCCAAGTCATTGTTAATGCGCAAAAATAACCTTTGGCTCATCCGAAAACGTCGTCTAAAAACATTCGGTCCGTGAACCGGTGCCGCGTCAAAATAAtctttcatcaaacgctcgtTCGCGGCTTCACGATCTCGCAAGATATAGGTGCGTCGCAAGATGGGTCGTGGAGGGGGTGGTGGCCGAATGTGCTCAAATGTTTGTAGCACAAAAGTACACGCACTCGTAACCGCTTCTTCCTCGGCCGCGTCTTCGTCGGGCGAAAAATATCTTCGGTAAATTTCGGTGAAAGACTCTTCCGACGGGGAACCCATTTTTTATAAAGTGAGACTagcttttataaaaatatatggaGAATGAGTATGGAGAATGAGTATGAGGTTTGAGTTGTAAAAAAAGTGGAAGAAAATGAGgtttttatagtgtaaaaaataaaaaaattgaattttttttttttttttaaaatatgacCGTTATCAAACGGTCAAAATCATAAACATCACCTCCCTCGCGCCGCGAAAAACAAAACGCCcaaccttttttttttctcatagCGCCCCGGGGGCCGGTGTACATGGCGCCATATCGGCGCTATGGTGGTGCATCGCgccccattacatatggtctTAACACTCGGCTCTCTCTAGAAAATAGAaacaaagagaagaaagaagatgaaAGGGTCTCAACGACCAGAAAAATTCATTTCTGTTTTAAGAAATATTGTTAATGAACATTTTTAATATTTACTGCATTTTTTTGTAACCATCTTTACCCTAATTAGAAGTTGTGATTTTGATTAGATTTCTTTGTCAATTATCATAATTATAGTTATATAAATATACATAAAGAGCTTTTATTATTACATAGATAGACCCTTAGACCAtgggtaatggttaatgcccctTAAGGGGCATTTTTTGCCACATCACCATCATAATGTTTCATGTAATGGTTAAGACTTTCATAATGCCCTTTTATTTATTAGTTTCCTTATTTTTCCTTCttattgggcattattctagaaatgcccctcactcttcatgcccctataatgcccatgagtaatggtgtaagggcattatcaaaatctttaATGCCCTTATAAAGCCTCATTACATATGGTCTTAGTGTGTTGCATTCCATGTGCAATTAATATAAAGAGAATGTAACCCCCTTTTTTAGTTGTATAATAGTTAAAGATTTCTGAAAGTTTTTGGTATGTAATATTGTATTATCTATTTATTTTGTGACACATGAATCAATATTTGCGTTTCATTTACCTTTCTTAGATCAATCATTTTTTTAGATTTAATGATACACCAATCTATACCTTTGTATAGAGTCAAAGTGTCAAACTCTATTTACACATATTGCCATCGAAGCTGTTAAAAAAAGACATATTGCCATCGAAGCTTTGTTTTATCCGTTGAAGTTGGAAGTGTGATGTATGAAACCAAAGTTTTGTTTTAAGGAACTTATGATGTTTTATGGTGGAATATaagaaaataatatatttatgttTAACTATTTTTAAAAGTACATTCCTGGTTTTTCTTTATGTGATTTAAATTACACGTTTTGCACCGTCTGAATTTTCTAGTCGATTGCTTTACAAAAGGAAATTTCACTTTCTGTCTAATAACCAGGGTCGGCTCTGGGTCCGGCAAACCTGTGCCGACGTCCGAGGCCCAAAATTTCAAAGGGCCCGAAAAGTCTTTATaagcttgtatatatttattaaattatatatttagtatattcatTCGTTTATTATGCAAAAAAATATTTGTGGTGTAGTGGCAAAAACCACCTCAAAATAATAAAGTAAAGGTCTCAAATTTGAGTCTTTGCTCCatcactaatttttttttaattcatttacccttaaccataaCTTTGTGCCCTATTCTTTTCGTCGAccgaggcctaaattttttcaagagtttTCGGGGACGGCTCTGCTAATAACTCGTGTATTAGAAATGAAGTTTGTCAAAATATTAGATGTGATATCTataggattacgatcaaatacaAAGCAGATAAATAAAAAAGGTAAGAAGGATTCTAGTCCATTGATCTTAGATTTGAATGGTTGAAATTAGTTTTAGGGAAAAGAAAATAATGGAATGACATAAAAGAAATCCTACATATATTGACTTTCTCTTTCCACGGCACATGCTAATTCCCCCATCAATTTAAAACGTCAATAAGTTTTTCATACGATATttgtttttagagtaaattacaagttttgtcatttatgtttacatcaaattgcaggcactgtccttttggccaaaagtttacaggcggtgtccttaaccttacaaattttgcacgttttgtcctttaagccaaacctggttagaaatcttAGTTAAAACctggttgggttgggttgggttgttaATTCATTTTAGGAACCACAAGCTACTTGTACGTAGTGTCAGCGCGATAATCATATAAGCGCTAGTACATAATGTCGACGTGATAATCCATAAATACTTGTACGTGGTGCCGGCTACATATCATGGTTGAAAGAGAATTACAAAACCATACGCTTATTTAATCATCTTATATATTATACTAGTAGTAAAACTCGTGTGTAAATACGGGTGGTTTATAGAAAACTATGCATAATACattttaatagaaagtatagataggtatatagatattgtaccaaaacttGTTATCTATTATAGATAATAGACAACTATAAAAATAGATTATCATTTAATATATCAGTTACAAACGACTATCGTTAATATAAATTAGTCATGCAAAAACGACTTTATCATCACATAATACTTGTTCCTATTGGTATTTTTATTTAATTGGACCATAAAACAAGTGTGATTGATGTGTATTTGAAGCGAATTTTGTTTTGTTAGTTTTCCTCATTAAAtttaaaatacaagaaaaagaag
It encodes:
- the LOC118487490 gene encoding uncharacterized protein LOC118487490, encoding MGSPSEESFTEIYRRYFSPDEDAAEEEAVTSACTFVLQTFEHIRPPPPPRPILRRTYILRDREAANERLMKDYFDAAPVHGPNVFRRRFRMSQRLFLRINNDLENTYDFFKQRMDARGYLGFTSIQKVTSALRVLAYGNTYDINDEYLKMAEKTTRDTLEHFCYGICQLYGKRYLRNPTWNDLQKIYEVHLEKHGIPGMIGSLDCRQWRWYNCPTAWRGQHTRGDQKGPTLVLQGVASYDLWVWSAFFGVAGCFNDINTLEASPLIEGYISGTIPKAGFHANGNDYEHGYYLGDGIYPEYSIIVKTFSETFDEKRKYFKKLQESSRKDIERCFGVLQQRWHFIRNPCRMWHKDKIRMAMYACIILHNMIIEDDGKAICQNYIPEDLVELPQATTEERLVNAQLLRSREIHNALKADLVEHAWAIRPIRSNNDHDEDSEEEVGEEFEDGNFEDVGLDAGENEEEEGENEDDTEE